The following proteins are encoded in a genomic region of Cyclonatronum proteinivorum:
- the gcvP gene encoding aminomethyl-transferring glycine dehydrogenase — protein sequence MNALFDREKFEFRHNSATEPDVKHMLDVIGVSSVDELIQQTIPDSIRLTKPLDLPEPLSEHGFLDEFRKIMAQNKLFKTYIGLGYYDTVTPPVIQRNILENPGWYTAYTPYQAEIAQGRLEALINFQTMVIDLTGMEIANASLLDEATAAAEAMSTMYGIRKGKRRKAERLFVADTCFPQTIDLLKTRSEPIGIELHIAPLAEFDPTDESYFGIILQYPDGNGAVHDISDTIAKAAANDIKVTVAADLLSLTLLKSPGEMGADIVVGSTQRFGIPLGYGGPHAAYFATKEANKRQVPGRMIGVSIDRLGKPAYRMALQTREQHIRREKATSNICTAQVLLAVMAGAYGVYHGPQGLKRIASRIHGLAKLAEKGLKGLGLRQLNEVYFDTLKIEVESADFREAVLKEAESRGVNFRYFESAHIGISFDQKKEPEDVAQIVDIFATVLGKSAEFDLNTAADDITVSFPEALNRTSAYLTHEVFNRYHSEHEMLRYLKRLENRDLSLVHSMISLGSCTMKLNATTEMIPVSWPNVNALHPFVPQNQALGYKQMLNELTEWLSEITGFHTVSLQPNSGAQGEYAGLMAIRAYHQANGDHHRNIAIIPSSAHGTNPASAVMAGMKVVITKCDDNGNINVEDLREKALKHKDELAALMVTYPSTHGVFESAIREICDIIHECGGQVYMDGANMNAQVGLTSPGLIGADVCHLNLHKTFCIPHGGGGPGMGPIGVAKHLAPFVAGHFTLDNPPTNTTAISAAPYGSASILVISYAYIRMMGAVGLTNATKLAILNANYIQARLAGHYDVLYTGETGRVAHEMIIELRPFKQECGIEAVDLAKRMMDFGYHAPTMSFPVAGTIMIEPTESESLAELDRFCDMMIAIRNEIRDISEGRADKDDNPLKLAPHTSPLVTGDEWPHKYSRQQAAYPLPWVGESKYWPTVTRIDDAYGDRNLVCSCPDVSTYESRATLEESAGA from the coding sequence ATGAACGCACTTTTTGACCGCGAAAAATTTGAATTTCGGCACAACAGCGCCACCGAGCCTGATGTTAAACACATGCTTGACGTCATCGGTGTTTCGTCTGTGGATGAGCTGATTCAGCAAACCATTCCTGATTCGATTCGACTGACCAAACCTTTAGATCTGCCCGAGCCGCTGAGTGAGCATGGTTTTCTGGATGAATTCCGGAAGATCATGGCGCAGAATAAGCTTTTCAAAACCTACATCGGCTTAGGCTACTACGACACCGTGACCCCGCCGGTCATTCAGCGCAACATTCTCGAAAATCCGGGCTGGTACACGGCCTACACGCCCTATCAGGCGGAAATCGCGCAGGGACGACTCGAAGCCCTGATCAACTTTCAGACCATGGTGATTGATCTCACCGGTATGGAAATTGCCAATGCATCGCTTCTTGATGAAGCAACTGCCGCTGCAGAAGCTATGAGTACCATGTACGGCATCCGCAAGGGTAAGCGCCGCAAAGCCGAGCGCCTGTTCGTAGCTGATACCTGTTTTCCGCAAACGATCGACCTTCTCAAGACCCGCTCCGAGCCGATAGGCATTGAGCTGCACATCGCGCCCCTCGCTGAATTTGACCCAACCGATGAATCCTACTTCGGCATCATCCTGCAATATCCCGATGGAAATGGTGCGGTGCATGACATCAGCGACACCATTGCAAAAGCGGCGGCCAACGACATTAAAGTAACCGTTGCGGCAGACCTTCTCAGCCTTACCCTTCTCAAGTCACCCGGTGAAATGGGTGCCGATATTGTAGTCGGCAGCACGCAGCGCTTCGGCATTCCGCTGGGCTACGGCGGACCACACGCGGCGTATTTTGCAACCAAAGAAGCCAACAAGCGTCAGGTGCCGGGCCGCATGATTGGCGTATCCATAGATCGTCTCGGCAAGCCTGCCTATCGCATGGCGCTGCAAACCCGCGAACAGCACATCCGACGCGAGAAGGCGACCTCCAATATCTGTACCGCGCAGGTGCTGTTGGCTGTGATGGCCGGTGCGTACGGTGTTTATCACGGACCACAGGGGCTGAAACGCATTGCGAGTCGGATTCACGGGCTTGCCAAACTTGCAGAGAAAGGTCTCAAAGGACTTGGACTGCGTCAGTTGAATGAAGTCTATTTCGACACCCTCAAAATCGAAGTTGAGTCCGCCGATTTCCGCGAGGCCGTTCTGAAGGAAGCCGAATCAAGGGGCGTGAATTTCCGCTACTTCGAAAGTGCGCACATCGGTATCTCCTTCGATCAGAAAAAAGAGCCGGAAGATGTGGCGCAGATCGTCGATATCTTCGCGACCGTACTCGGCAAGTCAGCAGAGTTTGATCTCAACACCGCTGCGGATGACATCACCGTGAGCTTCCCCGAAGCCCTGAACCGTACGAGTGCGTACCTCACGCATGAAGTTTTCAACCGCTACCACAGCGAGCACGAGATGTTGCGCTACCTCAAGCGGCTCGAAAACCGCGACCTCTCGCTGGTGCACTCCATGATTTCACTGGGCTCCTGCACCATGAAACTCAACGCGACTACGGAAATGATTCCCGTGAGCTGGCCGAATGTGAACGCGCTGCACCCGTTTGTGCCGCAGAATCAGGCGCTGGGCTACAAACAAATGCTGAACGAACTCACTGAATGGCTGTCTGAAATCACAGGCTTTCACACAGTTTCGCTGCAGCCGAATTCCGGTGCGCAGGGCGAGTATGCCGGTTTGATGGCCATCCGCGCCTACCATCAGGCCAACGGTGACCATCACCGAAACATCGCTATCATTCCCTCATCTGCACACGGCACCAACCCCGCAAGTGCTGTGATGGCAGGCATGAAGGTCGTCATCACCAAGTGCGACGACAATGGCAACATCAATGTAGAAGACCTACGGGAGAAGGCGCTTAAACACAAGGACGAGCTTGCCGCGCTGATGGTGACCTACCCGTCAACGCACGGTGTGTTTGAGTCGGCCATTCGCGAGATATGCGACATTATACACGAGTGCGGCGGTCAGGTGTACATGGATGGCGCAAATATGAACGCGCAGGTAGGCCTTACGTCACCCGGTCTGATTGGGGCTGATGTGTGTCACCTTAACCTGCACAAAACCTTCTGCATCCCGCACGGCGGCGGCGGTCCCGGCATGGGTCCAATCGGCGTAGCGAAGCATCTCGCGCCCTTTGTAGCCGGTCATTTCACCCTCGACAACCCGCCGACCAATACAACCGCCATTTCGGCAGCGCCTTACGGGAGCGCGAGCATCCTCGTGATTTCCTACGCCTACATCCGCATGATGGGCGCGGTTGGGCTCACGAACGCGACCAAGCTTGCGATCCTGAATGCCAACTACATTCAGGCGCGCCTTGCGGGCCATTACGACGTGCTCTACACCGGCGAAACCGGCCGCGTAGCCCACGAAATGATTATCGAGCTGCGTCCATTCAAGCAGGAGTGCGGCATCGAAGCCGTTGACCTCGCCAAGCGAATGATGGACTTCGGCTATCACGCCCCGACCATGTCGTTCCCTGTTGCCGGTACCATCATGATTGAGCCAACCGAGAGCGAATCCCTCGCCGAGCTCGACCGCTTCTGCGACATGATGATCGCCATCCGCAACGAAATCCGCGACATCTCCGAAGGCCGCGCTGATAAGGACGACAACCCTCTCAAGCTGGCCCCGCACACTTCGCCACTCGTCACCGGCGATGAGTGGCCGCACAAATATTCGCGTCAGCAGGCCGCCTATCCGCTGCCGTGGGTGGGCGAATCCAAGTACTGGCCGACCGTAACCCGCATCGACGACGCCTACGGCGACCGCAACCTCGTATGCAGCTGCCCCGATGTGAGCACCTACGAAAGCCGGGCGACCCTCGAAGAATCCGCCGGCGCGTAG